One part of the Raphanus sativus cultivar WK10039 chromosome 7, ASM80110v3, whole genome shotgun sequence genome encodes these proteins:
- the LOC108814968 gene encoding adenylosuccinate synthetase, chloroplastic, whose product MSLSSLSLDSKPRFAVGAPSHHRYPLLHHPRSFIPCSPKRHTISASLSVTADSAATKSLERIDSLSQVSGVLGCQWGDEGKGKLVDILAQHFDIVSRCQGGANAGHTIYNSEGKKFALHLVPSGILNEDTTCVIGNGVVVHLPGLFKEIDGLESNGVSCKGRILVSDRAQLLFDFHQEVDGLRESELAKSFIGTTKRGIGPCYSSKVIRNGIRVGDLRHMDTLPQKLEVLLADAAARFSGFKYTPEMLREEVEVYKRYAERLEPYITDTVHFMNDAIFSKKKKVLVEGGQATMLDIDFGTYPFVTSSSPSAGGICTGLGIAPRAVGDLIGVVKAYTTRVGSGPFPTENLGPGGDLLRLAGQEFGTTTGRPRRCGWLDLVALRFSCQINGFASLNLTKLDVLSDLDEIQLGVAYKKSDGTRVDSFPGDLRLLEELQVEYETLPGWKSDISSIRNYAELPKAAQQYVERIEELVGVPIHYIGIGPGRDALIYK is encoded by the exons atgtctctatcctctctctctctagactCCAAGCCACGATTCGCCGTCGGAGCTCCATCTCACCACCGTTATCCACTGCTCCACCACCCTCGGAGCTTCATCCCCTGCTCTCCTAAGCGTCACACTATCTCCGCGTCCCTAAGCGTCACCGCTGACTCAGCCGCCACTAAGTCCCTCGAACGAATCGACTCACTGAGTCAAGTCTCAGGCGTGTTAGGTTGCCAATGGGGAGACGAAGGCAAAGGCAAGCTCGTTGACATCTTAGCACAACACTTCGACATCGTTTCTCGTTGTCAG GGTGGAGCTAACGCTGGACACACGATATACAACTCTGAAGGAAAGAAGTTTGCTCTTCACCTCGTGCCTTCAGGTATACTCAACGAGGACACAACTTGTGTGATTGGGAACGGAGTTGTGGTTCATTTGCCAGGTCTCTTCAAAGAGATTGATGGTTTAGAGTCCAATGGTGTCTCCTGTAAAGGAAGGATCTTGGTCTCTGACCGTGCTCAACTCTTGTTTGATTTTCATCAAGAGGTTGATGGGCTTAGAGAATCCGAGCTTGCTAAGTCTTTCATTGGGACGACTAAGAGAGGCATTGGTCCTTGCTACTCCAGTAAAGTGATAAGGAATGGTATTAGAGTTGGGGATCTTAGGCATATGGATACTTTGCCTCAGAAGCTTGAGGTTTTGCTAGCGGATGCGGCTGCGAGGTTTTCGGGGTTCAAGTATACTCCGGAGATGCTTAGGGAAGAAGTTGAAGTGTACAAGAGATATGCTGAGAGGTTGGAGCCTTACATAACTGACACTGTTCATTTCATGAATGACGCGATTTtttcgaagaagaagaaggttttgGTTGAAGGTGGTCAGGCTACAATGTTGGATATTGACTTTGGTACTTATCCTTTTGTTACTTCTTCTAGTCCATCAGCTGGTGGGATCTGCACAGGTCTTGGTATCGCTCCGAGAGCTGTTGGTGATCTTATTGGAGTG GTGAAAGCATACACTACAAGAGTAGGTTCAGGTCCATTCCCAACAGAAAATTTGGGACCAGGTGGTGACCTTCTTAGGTTGGCTGGACAGGAGTTCGGCACTACAACTGGTCGTCCTCGTCGGTGTGGCTGGCTTGACCTTGTTGCATTGAGATTCTCTTGCCAGATCAATGGATTTGCATCACTTAATCTTACTAAGCTTGATGTACTTTCGGACCTGGACGAAATCCAGCTTGGTGTCGCTTATAAGAAGAGTGATGGGACTCGTGTGGACTCGTTCCCTGGTGATCTTCGTCTTCTTGAAGAATTGCAA GTGGAGTATGAAACCTTACCTGGATGGAAGTCTGACATATCCTCAATAAGAAACTATGCTGAGCTCCCAAAGGCTGCACAGCAATATGTTGAGAGGATTGAAGAACTAGTGGGTGTGCCCATTCATTACATTGGTATTGGACCCGGTCGTGATGCCCTTATATATAAATGA